A DNA window from Arachis hypogaea cultivar Tifrunner chromosome 18, arahy.Tifrunner.gnm2.J5K5, whole genome shotgun sequence contains the following coding sequences:
- the LOC112771189 gene encoding probable protein phosphatase 2C 52 isoform X2 — translation MWREAFMKAYKAMDKELRSHPNLDCFCSGSTAVTIVKQGSNLFMSNIGDSRAIMGSKDSNDSMVAIQLTIDLKPDLPKEAERIKRCKGRVFALQDEPEVPRVWLPFDDAPGLAMARAFGDFCLKDYGVISIPEFSYRLLTDKDEFIVLASDGVWDVLSNEEVVEIVSTALTRASTARVLVDSAAREWKLKYPTSKMDDCAVVCLFLDGKMDVEFDCDEQCYSSATIQSNHSGNPVESDNGQTAEPSLQRNFTV, via the exons ATGTGGAGAGAAGCTTTCATGAAGGCGTATAAGGCCATGGACAAAGAGCTGAGGTCTCATCCGAATCTGGATTGTTTCTGTAGTGGGAGCACGGCTGTAACCATAGTGAAGCAG GGATCAAATCTGTTCATGAGCAACATAGGGGATTCCCGAGCAATCATGGGATCCAAGGACAGCAATGACTCCATGGTGGCAATTCAGTTGACAATTGATTTAAAACCTGATTTGCCAA AGGAAGCTGAAAGAATCAAAAGGTGCAAGGGCAGGGTATTTGCCTTGCAAGATGAACCAGAAGTTCCAAGGGTGTGGTTACCTTTTGATGATGCACCTGGATTAGCAATGGCTAGAGCATTTGGCGATTTTTGTTTGAAGGATTACGGTGTCATTTCTATACCAGAATTTTCTTACCGGCTTCTTACAGACAAAGACGAGTTCATTGTTCTTGCCTCGGATGGA GTCTGGGATGTGTTAAGCAATGAAGAAGTGGTTGAGATAGTATCCACGGCACTAACTCGAGCATCAACAGCAAGGGTtctagtggattctgcagcccgAGAGTGGAAACTCAAGTATCCCACGTCAAAGATGGATGATTGTGCTGTTGTATGCCTTTTTTTGGATGGTAAAATGGATGTGGAATTTGATTGTGATGAGCAATGCTATTCTTCTGCAACAATCCAAAGCAACCATTCGGGTAATCCAGTTGAATCCGATAATGGTCAAACGGCCGAGCCTTCTTTGCAAAGGAACTTCACTGTATGA
- the LOC112771189 gene encoding probable protein phosphatase 2C 52 isoform X1: protein MLVNSMWREAFMKAYKAMDKELRSHPNLDCFCSGSTAVTIVKQGSNLFMSNIGDSRAIMGSKDSNDSMVAIQLTIDLKPDLPKEAERIKRCKGRVFALQDEPEVPRVWLPFDDAPGLAMARAFGDFCLKDYGVISIPEFSYRLLTDKDEFIVLASDGVWDVLSNEEVVEIVSTALTRASTARVLVDSAAREWKLKYPTSKMDDCAVVCLFLDGKMDVEFDCDEQCYSSATIQSNHSGNPVESDNGQTAEPSLQRNFTV from the exons ATGTTAGTAAATTCCATGTGGAGAGAAGCTTTCATGAAGGCGTATAAGGCCATGGACAAAGAGCTGAGGTCTCATCCGAATCTGGATTGTTTCTGTAGTGGGAGCACGGCTGTAACCATAGTGAAGCAG GGATCAAATCTGTTCATGAGCAACATAGGGGATTCCCGAGCAATCATGGGATCCAAGGACAGCAATGACTCCATGGTGGCAATTCAGTTGACAATTGATTTAAAACCTGATTTGCCAA AGGAAGCTGAAAGAATCAAAAGGTGCAAGGGCAGGGTATTTGCCTTGCAAGATGAACCAGAAGTTCCAAGGGTGTGGTTACCTTTTGATGATGCACCTGGATTAGCAATGGCTAGAGCATTTGGCGATTTTTGTTTGAAGGATTACGGTGTCATTTCTATACCAGAATTTTCTTACCGGCTTCTTACAGACAAAGACGAGTTCATTGTTCTTGCCTCGGATGGA GTCTGGGATGTGTTAAGCAATGAAGAAGTGGTTGAGATAGTATCCACGGCACTAACTCGAGCATCAACAGCAAGGGTtctagtggattctgcagcccgAGAGTGGAAACTCAAGTATCCCACGTCAAAGATGGATGATTGTGCTGTTGTATGCCTTTTTTTGGATGGTAAAATGGATGTGGAATTTGATTGTGATGAGCAATGCTATTCTTCTGCAACAATCCAAAGCAACCATTCGGGTAATCCAGTTGAATCCGATAATGGTCAAACGGCCGAGCCTTCTTTGCAAAGGAACTTCACTGTATGA
- the LOC112773058 gene encoding probable indole-3-acetic acid-amido synthetase GH3.1 gives MMKTSSSGTSAGERKLMPFIHEELDRRQLLYSLLMPVMNQYVPDLDKGKALHFLFVKAETKTPGGLVARPVLTSYYKREHFKNRLFDPYNLYTSPNEAILCPDSFQSMYTQMLCGLIMRHQVLRVGAVFASGLLRAIHFLQLNWQQLSHDISTGTLSPKITDPSIRECMAKLLKPDPELAEFITMECSSEDWERIITRIWPNTKYLDVIVTGAMAQYIPTLDYYSGGLPKACTMYGSSECYFGLNLRPISDPSDVSYTIMPNMGYFEFIPHDDSSPLTLSRDSPPPLVDLADVKVGKYYELVITTYCGLNRYRVGDILQVTRFHNTAPEFRFVRRKNVLLSIDSDKTDESELQRGIENASVLLKEFNTTVVEYTSYADTKSIPGHYVIYWELIIKNASRPPTNEVLNQCCLAMEESLNSVYRQGRVADNSIGPLEIRVVKNGTFEELMDYAISRGASINQYKVPRCVSFTPIMKLLDSRVVSVHFSPAAPHWTPERRR, from the exons ATGATGAAAACTTCCAGTTCTGGCACATCTGCTGGCGAAAGAAAACTGATGCCGTTCATTCATGAGGAGTTAGACCGACGTCAGTTACTGTACAGCCTTCTCATGCCAGTCATGAACCA GTACGTCCCTGATTTGGACAAAGGAAAAGCGCTTCACTTCCTGTTCGTGAAGGCAGAAACGAAGACCCCCGGAGGGCTGGTGGCGCGGCCGGTGCTAACAAGCTACTACAAAAGAGAGCACTTCAAGAACCGTCTGTTTGACCCATACAACTTGTACACAAGCCCGAATGAGGCGATCCTCTGCCCCGATTCGTTCCAGAGTATGTACACACAGATGCTATGCGGCCTCATCATGCGCCACCAAGTCCTCCGCGTCGGTGCCGTCTTCGCCTCCGGCCTTCTCAGGGCCATCCACTTCCTCCAGCTTAACTGGCAACAGTTGAGCCATGACATCTCAACCGGAACCCTAAGCCCCAAAATCACCGACCCTTCCATAAGGGAATGCATGGCCAAACTCCTCAAACCCGATCCGGAGCTGGCGGAATTCATAACGATGGAGTGCTCCAGTGAGGACTGGGAACGGATAATCACAAGAATCTGGCCAAATACTAAGTACCTGGACGTGATCGTCACCGGTGCCATGGCGCAATACATTCCCACGCTGGACTACTACAGTGGTGGATTACCTAAAGCTTGCACCATGTACGGTTCCTCCGAGTGCTACTTTGGTCTTAATCTCAGGCCAATTTCGGATCCTTCTGACGTTTCTTACACCATTATGCCAAACATGGGTTACTTCGAGTTCATTCCACACGATGACTCGTCTCCTCTCACTCTCTCCCGTGACTCGCCGCCGCCGCTCGTTGACCTCGCCGACGTCAAAGTCGGGAAGTACTACGAGCTCGTTATCACAACCTACTGCGGCCTCAACCGTTACCGTGTGGGTGACATTCTTCAAGTCACAAGGTTCCACAACACCGCGCCAGAATTCCGCTTTGTAAGAAGAAAGAACGTTCTTTTGAGCATCGATTCTGACAAAACCGATGAATCGGAGCTTCAGAGAGGCATAGAGAACGCATCTGTGTTGTTAAAGGAGTTCAACACGACGGTGGTTGAGTACACGAGTTATGCAGACACAAAATCGATCCCAGGGCATTACGTGATTTACTGGGAGCTTATTATAAAGAACGCTTCTCGTCCTCCAACTAATGAAGTTCTAAACCAGTGCTGCTTGGCAATGGAGGAGTCTTTAAACTCGGTTTATAGACAGGGAAGAGTTGCAGATAATTCAATTGGACCTTTGGAAATAAGAGTGGTGAAGAATGGAACATTTGAGGAGCTCATGGACTATGCTATCTCCAGGGGTGCGTCCATTAATCAGTACAAGGTTCCAAGGTGCGTAAGCTTCACACCAATAATGAAACTGCTCGACTCTAGGGTGGTCTCTGTTCATTTCAGCCCAGCTGCACCTCACTGGACACCGGAACGTCGTCGTTGA